One window of Phycodurus eques isolate BA_2022a chromosome 17, UOR_Pequ_1.1, whole genome shotgun sequence genomic DNA carries:
- the vkorc1l1 gene encoding vitamin K epoxide reductase complex subunit 1-like protein 1 isoform X1, producing MAAPVLRVSTPRWERIARLLVCLLGILLSLYAFHVEREKARDPTYKAMCDVSSSISCSKVFSSRWGRGFGLLGSIFGNDSALNQPNSVYGIVFYAFQLLLDQALTSLLHTYTPKSRPVHRFGCVLGTRPISPQAMERSNLPSKTSLSLTGGPGMTVSAMAALILMTTSILSVMGSLYLGYILYFVLKDLCIICITTYALNFILFTLNYKRLVYLNEAWKQQLQAKQD from the exons ATGGCGGCGCCCGTCCTGAGAGTGTCCACCCCGCGATGGGAGAGAATAGCCCGGCTCCTGGTGTGCCTGCTGGGGATCCTATTGTCCCTCTATGCGTTTCACGTCGAGAGGGAAAAGGCCCGGGATCCGACTTACAAGGCCATGTGCGACGTCAGCAGCTCCATCAGCTGCTCCAAAGTGTTCAGCTCAAG gtGGGGTCGAGGATTTGGACTCCTTGGCTCCATTTTTGGAAATGACAGTGCACTGAACCAACCAAACAGTGTCTATGGAATTGTTTTTTATGCTTTCCAACTCCTACTAG ACCAGGCTTTAACCTCCCTTCTACACACGTATACACCTAAGTCAAGGCCAGTGCACAGATTTGGGTGTGTACTCGGTACCAGGCCGATTTCCCCTCAAGCAATGGAGAGGAGCAATCTGCCAAGTAAAACTTCCTTGTCTTTAACTGGTGGCCCAG gaatgactgtgagtgcaatgGCTGCCCTCATTCTCATGACGACATCCATTTTGTCGGTGATGGGCTCGCTGTACCTGGGCTACATCCTCTACTTCGTCCTAAAGGACTTGTGCATCATCTGCATCACCACATACGCGCTGAACTTCATTCTCTTTACCCTCAACTACAAACGACTGGTATACTTGAACGAGGCTTGGAAGCAGCAGCTCCAGGCCAAGCAGGACTAA
- the vkorc1l1 gene encoding vitamin K epoxide reductase complex subunit 1-like protein 1 isoform X2, translated as MAAPVLRVSTPRWERIARLLVCLLGILLSLYAFHVEREKARDPTYKAMCDVSSSISCSKVFSSRWGRGFGLLGSIFGNDSALNQPNSVYGIVFYAFQLLLGMTVSAMAALILMTTSILSVMGSLYLGYILYFVLKDLCIICITTYALNFILFTLNYKRLVYLNEAWKQQLQAKQD; from the exons ATGGCGGCGCCCGTCCTGAGAGTGTCCACCCCGCGATGGGAGAGAATAGCCCGGCTCCTGGTGTGCCTGCTGGGGATCCTATTGTCCCTCTATGCGTTTCACGTCGAGAGGGAAAAGGCCCGGGATCCGACTTACAAGGCCATGTGCGACGTCAGCAGCTCCATCAGCTGCTCCAAAGTGTTCAGCTCAAG gtGGGGTCGAGGATTTGGACTCCTTGGCTCCATTTTTGGAAATGACAGTGCACTGAACCAACCAAACAGTGTCTATGGAATTGTTTTTTATGCTTTCCAACTCCTACTAG gaatgactgtgagtgcaatgGCTGCCCTCATTCTCATGACGACATCCATTTTGTCGGTGATGGGCTCGCTGTACCTGGGCTACATCCTCTACTTCGTCCTAAAGGACTTGTGCATCATCTGCATCACCACATACGCGCTGAACTTCATTCTCTTTACCCTCAACTACAAACGACTGGTATACTTGAACGAGGCTTGGAAGCAGCAGCTCCAGGCCAAGCAGGACTAA